From the Melospiza georgiana isolate bMelGeo1 chromosome 4, bMelGeo1.pri, whole genome shotgun sequence genome, the window CCCTCTTAGTACTAGCTTCAAAGGTGCTTTAGAAAAAATGAAGCATGTAAATACACCAAAAGCGTGTATCTGGTTTAGAGTTTGCTTCAGCTACAGAATGAAACAAAGGTTGAGCTTTGAGGTTGAACACTTCTGAACTTTAAGGCTATTTTAGCCCAGAACCATGGCTGCATTTGTAACTCCAAGTCACTCTAACCAGGGCTGCATTTTGTAGTAGGGTACTATTTGGCCTATTCTAGTGATGAACTTCTTACCCTTTTAAAACTTGTATTCCTCACCTGTGTCCATAGAGTTGAAAGGTGATCTACTAGTGTAAGATACTAGTttattaatctcttttttttagTGAAACACACACTCCAGCAGTGTAGCCATTGAGAGAACGGGCACACAGATGTCATTTGCCGAACCACAGTTAATTTTAGATATAAATGCACAAAAAATGCAAAGGTCAAGACTTTAGCAAGAAATGAGAagacagaaatggaaataaCAAAGAATTTCATCCAATGATTTATACATAATCTTGCATAATATGGAATGgagttttgaaattattttgtgacTGACATCAGACTTAAGTGATGCCACCGTTGTCTTGAAGAACTTACCCAGCATAAAATTATTGCCTTAGGAAGGAGCCCTTTGCATCAGACAGCAGTGATACTTGAATTGCTTagaatttaaatacaaataaaacttAACACAATTATTCAGCATTTGTTATGGTCTACCCACATCTTCTCTTCTAGCCTAGAAAACTCAAGTCCTTACTCATATATGAAGATACAAAAGGCTCTAGCCTTTGTACTTGTGTGTGTCGTTCATACATGTCATATTAATAAAATGCTTCCTCACAGATATGGACTCCTATAACACCATCTACATATCTGCCAATCGATAGCTTAGCCACATTCTCTGATGGAAAGATACTTTGTTAAAGTATCTTTAACTTAAAAGTATCTTTAACAAAGTCCTGCATTTTGCTGAGTAAGAGCCTCCAAACCCAAGTAGGAGCAGACATTGCCTCCTCTTCGAAGTCACCCATGCCACATAACTGATATAAATAAAAGCTACATCAAAAATCTTGCCTTTTCTGTTACTTTCTCGACTCCAGTCTTCAGCTCATGTACCATATTGCTGATTTGCTTAGCTTTGCTAAGGCTGTCATCAGGTAGCTCTTGATGGTGCTCAATATGCTGGTTAAAGTGGGACAGTGGTTCTTTCCAGGCTTGCAAAAGTTTCAGTATCACGTGAGTTAGTTCTTCTCTCTTATAAATTGAAACAGTCGAGAACGTGTCTGTTACTTTGCAGCAGACCATATGAATACTCTTAATCTCATTATGAAATCTCAGTGGGGTCAAGATTTACATCTGCAATTTACTACTAAAACACCACTCTGTCTCTGgttatttgtatatatataaataataacaCCTAGAATTTGTATTTCTCATGTTTTCAGCTAACACGAGCAGGGCCATCTTTCATTGCCCTTCCAGGGGACCTTCTAGAAGAACATTCATGGGGAAACTCCTCACTCCATcacaaccaaaacccaaaatgttAGCATTTGTCTTTGTCTGTCTCCTAGAGGCAAAAGTTTCTCCCACTGGTCTATCCCCAACATCACaatttgctttttctctatATGAACAAACTCTTCCTGCTCTTCTCTAAActaataatgatttttttctctttgccatcACAATGTGATGTAAACAAATTTGCTGTTCTTTTCCCCTTACCTAACTACTGATTCAGAGATTactgttctttctttctcctgatTGCTTTTTGTACTTTGCAGTGATACTGATTAATGTAACTTCTTTGCCACATACACAAGTTTCTAAGTTTCTGTTCCACAGAGTCTGCCTCAAAAAAATCAAAGGATGTCTGTCAATCATTCTGACAAAGTACTACTGCAACAGTAGGAGATACTAGTTATTATCCTAGTTATTGTAACTAGTATTTATGATGAAATTTTAGGTATCATATTTACAGATTCAATTTACAGATTTAAAATTCAACTAATTTAAGATTCATATGCAATACCTCTCTGATGTGCACCTGTTTGGGGTCAAAACTTAGCAGCCTCTTTCATTCAGATTGTTGATGAGGCTCCAGAAGCATATAAACCTCTCTGCCTATCTCCAGCCCGACTGGAGTGGGGGACTATTACAGCATGATGAATGAGACATTTCGGGGTTCTGACAGGACAGGAGGTGTATTCCCCTTTCTCCAGGGAGGGTAGAAAGAAGGCAATGTGACCCGCAGGGACCCCTTCGCGTCCCCAGGCCTGGCGGTCCCCCCTTCTGCCCTGTCTCTGTCCGCCGGCGCCGCCGTTCCCTTACCGGGATTTTTTGGGCGTACTCTTTGCCGTTGGGGGTCAGCATCCCCGACGTGTGGCACTTCCGAGCGGGCCTTCCCAGCTCGTTGTCACGGGGAGGGAAGTGTTTTTCCTGCGGGGGAAGAACACCTAGACGTGCGCCGAGAGGCACCGCCGCCCCCTACACGCCCCCCGCCTTTTCCCCTCTCCGCTCGCAGGGCGCCGCAAGCCCCGctccgcggcggggccggcccggcaCTCACCAGCTCGGCGTAGAGCGCCGTGGAGAGGCTGTGGATCCTGCCCGAGTGCCGGATCACCCGGTCGAAGAGATCGGCCACGGTCAGGGGGTGACAGCCGGCGTCCCCCGGAGCGCAgaccagcagccacagcagcgcCAGCGCCGCAACCGCACCTGCGGACAGGGCGGCGGCGTCGGGGCGCGGAATGTCGGGGTGCGCAATGTCGGGGCGCGGAATGTCGGGGCGCGGAATGGCGAGGTGCAGAATGTCGGGGTGCGGAGTGTCGGGGCGCGGAATGGCGGGGTGCGGAATGGCGGGGTGCGGAATGGCGGGGTGCAGAATGTCGGGGTGCGGAATGTCGGGGCGCGGAATGTCGGGGCGCGGAATGGCGGGGTGCGGAATGGCGGGGTGCAGAATGTCGGGGTGCGGAATGGCGGGGCGCGGAATGTCGGGGTgcgcccccgcccggcccggcccctccGCCCCCTCACCTGCTCGCCCCGCCGCCCGGGCCAGGGCCATAGCGCTGCGGAGCCCGTGCCCGGCACGGAGCGGCTGCGATCGGCCGGCGGTGCCCCCGCATCCCCTATATATGCCGGGATCGCACGGCGGTGACGGGTGGCTCCCTGACGGGCGCTGCCCGCGGGCACCGTGAGCCAGCCCGCCCGGAGCGTCCCTTGCACCAGCGGGACCGAGTGCCCTCGGCAAGCCACGGGGGCCGGCAGAAACGGGACTGGCTCCTGGGCTcggtgctggggctgtgccggCCCCCACAGCCCGTCACAGCCCTCTCGTGGGCACACGGGGGCGGCTCCGGCCCCGCACAGCAGTGGCGTGGGCAGGTCCGTCCCAGCGCGTCCGAGGGGGCAAGGGTGGGAGAAAGGAGACTAGGAAAATAAATTGCTTATGTTCGTGGCAATGGGGTTTACAAAAGGGCAGGAATGGGCAAAATGAGGGGTAGGAGAGAAGCCTGGTCTGATGACATTCATCTCTTAGCCATCTTTTCAAATCAAACTGTTATGGATCAGATCGGCTGCTTCTGCTCCATTGCAAGTGGTGAGGAGTAAGACTGCTGAAGATACAACAGCTGATGACTGCATGTTTGGTGTTGCAAATATACCTCAGGATACCTCACTTATCCCATGAGGCTAAATGCTCAGGGAGTAGCACAGCAAAGGACTTAGATCAGGATCCCTAAAGGGGTGTAAATCCTGTGGACATGGTTGGTGTCCTCTATTTCGGCGCACAAGATCCTGAGCAACCCTGAGGACGTTTAAGAAAAGTTGAGATGCTGGTCATGAGGAAAATTAGTTGAGTCTGCCCTTCTTACAGGGGTTTTTCACTGCCAAGGGAAAAGTCTACTCAGAAATGAGGATTCATGTGACATGAAATTGCTATCTTTTCTCCCCAGCCATTATGCTGGAGTTATGTATCTGTTTTCTAGCCCCTGAATCTTGATTTCATTTATGGAAAGTGGAAGGAACATACTTCTGCCAGGATGATGAAGATCATCCCTCTCCATACCTTTTAAGTACAGCTGGGTGACTCATTCTGGAGGTAGAGGACATGAGTTTGACTAGTTCTTGGCCAAGGTGAAATGGAACTCTGCCACCTATATTCTGTGTAGGTACTAAACAACTGGTAGGAAACAAGTAGATGTAGCTACATCTCTAGCCAGATCTTAAAAGAAATTGTCTGCCACTGCTTCTGCATAAAGTCAAGAGGCATTTCCAAGGGACTCATGTTTTGAAAGGCTGGTAGCCCAATGGGTCCATAGGATAATTTTAACCCCTCCTTTTTTAGAGCTTCacaagttaattttaaaaacagtatACTAAGTGTGCCtaacaaataaaacaacacagTTGATTTCAGTGTTTAgtgctgctgagcttgtttTTACTGGGAACCCTACCAATATGGCAATagctctgagctgtttgctagCTGATAAACTGCTTAATGGCTTATGGTCCAGGTGAAGGGTTGGAGTATTAATACTAATTAATTCTAATAATGATCATAAAACAAGCAATCATGTGAGGATGCAATACGACAGGATCTGAAAACCATTGGTAGTCTGCATATGGGAAACACATGGATCACTGACTCATTTTTATTGGCCAATagccattttcttttcttttttcatgtgttttggAGAAATCCTGATATATGCACATCTTTAAAAGGTTCCTTAAAATATTAGATTTTTAAGATTTGAAGGAGCAATGAACATGAACTctggaaaatgtaaattaattgaACAGCAACTCTGCCCCTTGCAGCTTGCCAAAGATTTATAGTGCAAGATCAACTCGAGTCCATTATGTATTCAAGAATCTCTCCTGAACTTACATCATGAAGGAGTAAAAGCTGGAATGAAAAGCTTTGTTTCAATCAAATACTGTCTACTATTGATTTGAACCTTTTCCTCTAACAACAGGCTCAAGAAGGGACATGCCACACACTTCTGCTCTGAAAGTTGGCAATACAAGCTCTTGAATAAAACCAAATGGAAACTATGTAACCTGGACATAGGACATTGAAAGGGAAATTAAACTACCTGCTTAAAGGAGTAAACCActttcagaaggctggatttcagatctgtggtttttttctgacttctgtaaatagaattacTTCCTGTAGAATTGCTTGACTTTTCTCTTCTTacttctctgctcttctctctcttctctatGGAAACAGCTGTCCAATTCATGTCTCCCTGTTTTCATAGAGTAATCATCTTGCTGATTTTGTCTTGATTTGTGTTGCTCTTGATTATTGTAATCTTGAGACTCCAAAGACGTAGAGAATAAATACAAGGTTTTTATGAAATGTGAGCTTATTCAGAATGAAGCTGATAAACTGTCTGCTTGATCAACTGTCAGTCTTGTCTCCAGTGCTGAGATATTGATACATGGTAGGTATTCCCTTCACCAAATATTCCTACTACATGGATATTTTCTCCAGTTCTCCCCTGCCTTCTTGAGATACCTATTTAACATGTTGCATACTTTTTCTTACATCTTTTACGAGTCTTTCTCCTCAGACTGAGCTTCTAGTTATCCTGTCTGCCTCATTAAAACCTAATATTCCTTCTCTTCCTTGCACCAGACTTTTTGCACCATTGTATTTGCTTTCTCTAGTCAGGCCTGAAGATTGACAGAATGTACCTGAAGCTTGGAAGGAAAAATTCAGGTCCTGCTCTCCTCTAGCTGTGCTTCCCAAACTGCTCTGCATGGGACTGGTACACATCCTCTCTGTGTTTGAATTGGGCATATTCTTCTCTCAGGGTTTCAGAGAGCAGCATGCAAACAGAGGCAACACAGATGAGATGGTGCATACTCTGATCATGGCCAAGATCTTTTATCCCCTGGTAGTTTAAAGCTGCATCATCTCTGGCATGAAGGAGGTTGAGTGGGGTGGGAATTGGTTAGAAAGTTTCCAGCTAATACCAAGAAGGTTATATTGCATGTATgcagtgttttccttttccaaaaggTTACAAATTGACAATAAGAGAGTGAATTTGCACAATAATAGAAAATATCTATCAGAGCATATATTTTACAGTTGAGTTGTGCATGGCTTTTGTGGAACAAATCCTGATCCCTTAAAGACTTTTCTAGTCCCTGCTCTACCCACCCACAGTACCCAGGGGTTTGGGGCAGGCAGAGAACCAGATCTCATACTCCTGAGAGGTACTAACAGTGTGCACTACCCTGCTTAGAGGTTGCATAGTGCATACTATCTCACCTGTAAGTGGGTTAGTAGATGTGTGTTTCAATTATTTACAGGTGGAAGAAGCACTGAGTGGAAAAGTGATTCTTCCAAGATGGTGCAAGGAGTCCTCCTGGCTGGGAAAAACCCCCATGCCATTCAGTTCCAGTGCTCTAACCTCAGGAATCCTTCCCTGGACAGACTAGATGCTCCATGCTGAGAAAAGACTAGTGCACATGCTTTTGACATTTATGTTACAATAAATAATGTATAAAGTGACAAATTATTCagaatcagaaaagaaaaattgctcCTTTGTGTTCTCTAGaggatttttgtgtgtgtgtatctttCCAAATCACTGACTTGTACTTCCATTTATATTCACATGTTTATGGACTTTATTCTTGTGTCATCTGACTGCAGCCATGTGACAGTATAGTGACAGCAAGAAACCCTGCAGGTTTTCTTACTAAACTGCTGCAAACCATTTAATAGATTGGAATAAGTGACTAACCTTCCACTTTCTTATGTAAGATGATGAACATAGATTATTTATAGAGGCTGCTGTCTCTAAATTTGTTTACTGTCACATGGAATGTGTGTCTGTCTTTCACGTGTCTCTGTCAAACTCCTTGGAAAAAATAAACCTACTACCAAATGTTAAGAACCCACTGGTCCTGTTGTGTGTCAGAGTTGACAAGGATGAAATATGACAtacttaaaataaaactaattgGAATGAGtaatgtgtgtatatatataattatcATGCTCATATGTTGACATCTCACTCTTGccaaaggaaataattaaataacAAATTACTGTAATGTAACTTAAGGCTTCATTCCAGCATTTTCTAATAATCCTTATTGTTCCCAGGACAGGAATTATTTAAAATGAGTGTCCAGAATATTCTTTCAAAAGGGAGAAGCAGTCatgcaaattaaaatttactttCCCCTGTGTATGTGCTCCAACTGACCTTTGTGTGAAAGAagtgcagagaaataaaaattctgaaCCAGGCATAACCAGCCAGGAGTACAAGACTCTTCCAGCCAGCTCTTCTCATCTTCTCATCTTtctgagaaaagaaagatgTAAATTCCATACTGGAACGGTAGGACCATGGAACTGCAGGGTTTTCCTGCAGGGACTAGTGTGTCCCTTGCCAAGATCTCCACAGCTCTTGGGAGCAGCCCTTCTTGCTCCAGCTGAGGCCAGGAGCAAAGGAAGCTGGTGGCCAAGCACTGCTCTTTCTTGTGCTCTGGTCCTCGTCTGCTGGTCCTCGTGCTCCATGGGTGCTGTGGCTCTGTGCCTatctgtgtgccctgtgcccatctgtgtgccctgtgcctatctgtgtgctctgtgcctatctgtgtgctgtgtgcctatctgtgtgccctgtgcctatctgtgtgccctgtgcctatctgtgtgctctgtgcctatctgtgtgccctgtgcctaTCTGTgtcctgtgtgccctgtgcctatctgtgtgtcctgtgcctatctgtgtgctgtgtgcctatctgtgtgtcctgtgcctatctgtgtgctgtgtgcttatctgtgtgccctgtgcccatctgtgtgccctgtgcctatctgtgtgctgtgtgcctatctgtgtgctgtgtgcctgtgtgctgtgtgcctatctgtgtgctgtgtgccaatctgtgtgccctgtgcctatctgtgtgccctgtgcctaTCTGTGTGCTCAGTGCCTatctgtgtgccctgtgcctgtgtgctgtgtgcctatctgtgtgctgtgtgcctATGTGTGCCCTGTACCCatctgtgtgccctgtgcctacctgtgtgccctgtgcctatctgtgtgccctgtgcctaTCTGTGTGCTGTGTCCCAATCTGTGTTCTCTGTGCCTatctgtgtgccctgtgcctatctctgtgctgtgtgcctATGTGTGCCCTGTACCCatctgtgtgccctgtgcctacctgtgtgccctgtgcctatctgtgtgccctgtgcctaTCTGTGTGCTCAATGCTGTCAGGAGGCAGTGCCATTTCAATGGCAGAGTCTAAATCACAAGTGATGGGAAGAGTCCTTACCCTGACAGTGTTTCTGAAAATGCCTGATGATGTTCCTGATTTATGCACCAGACACCCTACCACCTCTTAGTGCATATCTACTGCAGGGATGGGTAGTTCCAGCTGCAAGTAGGCAGGTTAGAGCTTGTCAGAAGAGTGGGAAATTGAAGCTTTAAGCACACCAAAGCCAAGACAACTCTGTTGCAGAGACTTCTGCTCCCCCTCTCTGATCACCCTGACCACAAGAtggaatagaagaaaaaacacGAGTAGAGAAAAAAGGACCATGGAAAGGCCTGCTATGGAGCAAAAGGGTTTGTGTTTCTGATTAAATCCATGATGATTTAAGACTCCAAGCCTAACCAGTCTTGTGGTGTGGCATGAGGTCGAACTGCCCCATTCAATTTTATCCCTTTCCCAGGGATTTATAAATCTGTCTAAGGTGTAGGTCACTGGCTGTTTACTAGCACTAAGACATATCCTAGTCGTATTCAGCTTGTTGGTAAATCCAACAAGGTAAAGTCTATGGTattgaaaaagggaaaaaagtagaagaaaattTCTGGAAAAACTTGGCTTGTGCTAAGAGAAAATcttaaggaaaaaggaaacGTGAGAAGGAAAAAGTAAACAGTGCTAACAAAAAACATAAGACCAGCCAGAAGGAACTAATATCTGTTCCTGCAAAAAATATATCTAATTGCCTTTCCCTGCAATGACCAACTCAGACGTGAAGCTTGGAAAGAATGGAAGAATAGGAAGGGAAGCCAGTTCGAGGCTAGAAAACCTGGCAAAAGGAGGAAGATCCCAGGTGGCCAAAAATGTTCAGCATTTCAAGCTCACTGCCCAGACTGCTCTGTCACTCAGCAAATGAGAAGAACGAGCAAACTTTTCTTCACCTCTGACACAGGCTGGAGAAACCTTTGTGTTCCCATCCCTTCTGATTTAAATTTCCCATCTACTTGACAAGATACTGTTAATagtgttggggatttttttggaatATCAGTTGAAAAAATAGgtaggaaataaaattatatgataaataaaatgaagaaaatgtaaCACTGTACTTTTCTCAGTGTTATCCTATGGATGTGTTATTGGCAGCTGTTCTTAGGTATGCAGGTGTTTTAGTTCATGTTTGTACAAAAATGAATGAACCATCACATGGTCAAATGGAAACCTGTAGCTGGTATTAAGAAATATATTATAAATGTGCATCACCAGCTACCAGTGATCTTTAGGAAATGGCAATTTCTATCAGTGAAAACTTGTCCTAGACTTTGTAGCGGAAAATGTGACACCTGAAGGAACCATCACAGGTAGACTCATTAGCAAATGCTCCTTTCTTTAAACTACAGATAGAATATGGTGACAGTGAAACTTAATAGCCAAGAATATATTTGATTTAGAATTACTGAACCAAAGGCTGTGAGATTTTTATAGGGAAGTACATTGTCACACCATCTTTCTTATTTATTTGGGTCCATTAATCATCATGCTACAAAACCCAAGGCTTAGCAAGAACAGTTCTGGTGggtttttaaatgtatttagaTTTTGAACTATAGGTATTTCCTCATTCTTCACTCCTGAcatgacagaaatattttcctctcttctcccaCTGCTGAGTCTGTCATGTAAATGTATGTAAATATATGAGTCACGAAGTATGACAAGTAGCCATACTAAGTTATAGTAACTATTTGCTTGAATAGCAACTATTTgctatttaattaaaatggcATGGTTGTCTGTTTCTTTGTCAGTGGCAGAGTATGTCTTTAGAAGGGAAAAACTGTCAAAGCAAATGCGTATAAAGACATCAGCTCTGCAGAGTATGAGAATATGTGTATGGCTATGAATGTCTGCTAGCTGAACTGATCAGTCTGACAGCTGCAGGATTACTTAAAGCTGCTCCTCAAGACCTCTTGGAGTTCAAGCCTGAAATCTTAAGGGCTACATCCAGGTAAGACCTCCTGCATCTGTGGAGAATCCAGGCCCAACAGGATGGTCTGAGGAACAGACAGCAGCAAGGAAGTGCTGCAGAACCACCTCTGATATTTAAGAAGATGGAAGCTGAAATTAAATACTCTCAGTTGACCTTTGCCATTGTACCTGGGATTCTCATTCACATCCAGTGCTAATGCAAAACTAACTCCAGACAAGATTTCAAACAAATTcttcatttgaaataaaaacattaataaCACTAGTGATGTGACAAATGATATAAATTAGAATGAGGTATTTTGAAGTCCGCAGTGATAGTGAATAGGTTGATTTCCAGTTTTCTCTGTAATGTGCATTGTATATCACCTAATGGGAGAGAATTATGTTTTGGAGTCACATTGTCATCTAAGTAGCCTGACATTTATCAGGTGATTTTTCAAAGGGAcaaaaaagagaacagaaaagagATGGGAAAGTCAGTGGGAGATGAAGTCAGGGTCTTTGAAAATGTTATCtttaatttaatgtattttaggTAATGTATAAATATTGTCTGAGAAGCTCAGTCTATTGTTTAACAAGTTAATATTTTGTCTTTGCCCATTAGCAAATATTTGACTCATACAATTCAAATCATTAAAAGTGTGCTTCAAGCATGAGCACGTGTGGAACTAATTTTTGTCTGGTGTCCTTATCATGTGGTAGATCTTCAATGATTAGGAGACATTGAATGAGTCACTTCATAATGCAAGGTTAAATGAGGATGATCTTGACCAGAGCTTATACTGTCTTGAAGGGAAGGAGGTCACAGCAAAGGTTTTTCTCCATTATTCTATAAATTTACCTTAATTTTGACCTGTAGAGGTAGCCTCCAATTAGGCAGTAGGGAATTTTGGTTTTAtacttaattaatttttagtCATATTTTGTCATTGGATGTTGGCCTTTCTGTGTTTGTTGTAATTTGTGGCATTTGTCAGTTACATGACAAAGTGAAGTTGATATGAACTAAAGGCTACCAAAGGCCACTAAACTCAAGTCAATCATAAGCAATAAATCCAAAGATGGTAGGGCAGTAGCAGTTTATCTTGTAActagattattttttccaaCAGTCAACATGTTTCTT encodes:
- the LOC131083170 gene encoding prolactin-like, with protein sequence MALARAAGRAGAVAALALLWLLVCAPGDAGCHPLTVADLFDRVIRHSGRIHSLSTALYAELEKHFPPRDNELGRPARKCHTSGMLTPNGKEYAQKIPREELTHVILKLLQAWKEPLSHFNQHIEHHQELPDDSLSKAKQISNMVHELKTGVEKVTEKMQSMGIISNSLNGMASSEDTGLLISNEANMMSDSDFIHCFRRDSNKVQSYLKILKCRIMPENSC